A window from Mangifera indica cultivar Alphonso unplaced genomic scaffold, CATAS_Mindica_2.1 Un_0016, whole genome shotgun sequence encodes these proteins:
- the LOC123205831 gene encoding inorganic pyrophosphatase 2-like, whose protein sequence is MSMAGIVVIFDFDNTIIDVDSDNWVVDHLGATDLFNQLLPTMPWNSLMDRMMDELHAQGKTIEDIVEALKQVPIHPRIVHAINAAHDLGCDLRIVSDANVFFIETILEHLGIRDCFSEINTNPSFVDEEGRLRISPYLDFAIAAHGCHLCPPNMCKGLIIERIQASLSKDGSNKKIIYLGDGSGDYCPSLKLVEGDHVMPRKNFPVWDLICRNPMVVKAEIHSWSDGEGLEKILLRLVNSISAEDSNSNSAQLISEDCKLQIMSPAAANEALPQALPVPQ, encoded by the exons ATGTCCATGGCCGGCATTGTTGTAATCTTCGATTTTGACAATACCATTATTGACGTCGACAGCGATAATTGGGTTGTTGATCACTTGGGAGCTACAGACTTGTTCAATCAGCTCCTCCCCACCATGCCCTGGAACTCTCTCATG GACAGGATGATGGATGAGCTTCATGCTCAAGGCAAGACCATTGAAGACATTGTTGAGGCTCTGAAACAGGTTCCTATTCATCCCAGGATTGTCCATGCCATTAATGCAGCCCATGATTTAGG ATGTGATTTGAGGATTGTTAGTGATGCTAATGTGTTCTTCATTGAGACAATCTTGGAACATCTTGGGATCAGGGATTGTTTCTCTGAGATTAACACTAATCCCAGCTTTGTTGATGAAGAAGGGAGGCTCAGAATCTCCCCTTATCTTGACTTCGCCATTGCTGCTCATGGCTGCCATCTCTGCCCTCCAAATATGTGCAAG GGTTTGATTATTGAAAGGATCCAGGCTTCTTTATCCAAGGATGGAAGCAATAAGAAGATAATCTACCTGGGTGATGGCAGTGGTGATTACTGTCCAAGCTTGAAGCTTGTGGAGGGAGATCATGTGATGCCGAGGAAGAATTTCCCCGTTTGGGATCTGATTTGCCGGAATCCAATGGTCGTAAAGGCGGAGATTCATAGCTGGAGTGATGGTGAAGGTCTTGAGAAGATTCTTCTAAGACTGGTCAACTCAATTTCAGCAGAAGATAGCAATAGCAATTCTGCTCAATTGATTTCTGAAGACTGCAAGTTACAAATAATGTCACCTGCTGCTGCAAATGAGGCTCTGCCACAAGCTCTCCCGGTTCCCCAATAA
- the LOC123205808 gene encoding inorganic pyrophosphatase 2-like — translation MAGIVVIFDFDKTIIDVDSDNWVVDHLGATDLFNQLLPTMPWNSLMDRMMDELHAQGKTIEDIVEALKQVPIHPRIVPAINAAHDLGCDLRIVSDANLFFIETILEHLGIRDCFSEINTNPSFVDEEGRLRISPYHDFTIAAHGCHLCPPNMCKGLIIERIQASLSKDGSNKKIIYLGDGSGDYCPSLKLVGRDHVMPRKNFPVWDLICRNPMVVKAEIHGWTDGEDLEKILLRLINSISAEDSHSNSAQLISGECKLQIMSAAAAPEALPQAVPVPQ, via the exons ATGGCCGGCATTGTTGTAATCTTCGATTTTGACAAGACCATTATTGACGTCGACAGCGATAATTGGGTTGTCGACCACTTGGGAGCTACAGACTTGTTCAATCAGCTCCTCCCCACCATGCCCTGGAACTCTCTCATG GACAGGATGATGGATGAGCTTCATGCTCAAGGCAAGACCATTGAAGACATTGTTGAGGCTCTGAAACAGGTTCCTATTCATCCCAGGATTGTCCCTGCCATTAATGCAGCCCATGATTTAGG atgtGATTTGAGGATTGTTAGTGATGCTAATCTGTTCTTCATTGAGACAATCTTGGAACATCTTGGGATCAGGGATTGTTTCTCTGAGATTAACACTAATCCCAGCTTTGTTGATGAAGAAGGGAGGCTCAGAATTTCCCCTTACCATGACTTCACCATTGCTGCTCATGGCTGCCATCTCTGCCCTCCAAATATGTGCAAG GGTTTGATTATTGAAAGGATCCAGGCTTCTTTATCCAAGGATGGCAGCAATAAGAAGATAATCTACCTGGGTGATGGCAGTGGTGATTACTGTCCAAGCTTGAAGCTTGTTGGGCGAGATCATGTGATGCCAAGGAAGAATTTCCCCGTTTGGGATCTGATTTGCCGGAATCCAATGGTCGTAAAGGCGGAGATTCATGGCTGGACCGATGGTGAAGATCTTGAGAAGATTCTTCTAAGACTAATCAACTCAATTTCTGCTGAAGATAGCCATAGCAACTCTGCTCAATTGATTTCTGGAGAGTGCAAGTTGCAAATTATGTCAGCCGCTGCTGCACCTGAGGCCCTGCCACAAGCTGTCCCAGTCCCCCAATAA